One genomic window of Solanum stenotomum isolate F172 chromosome 9, ASM1918654v1, whole genome shotgun sequence includes the following:
- the LOC125876056 gene encoding protein FLX-like 4 isoform X2 — protein sequence MASRRQVPASYGRSLQAPGMVLHEELAAGSHRIDPFPPPELRHNRFAARAAELEHLAGDHHRLAATYVALKQDLSAAQREVLKLDEHIRSTQTESDIQVRLLRDKIAKMEVDLRTIESTRKDVEEVHLEAQSLVSANMELSGKIHHVMQELEKAHADVKKLPEMHAELDSLKKEHQELRKTFQYEKGLNIEKVEQMKLTEKELIDMANEAERLRAQVVITEKRAQGIDPYGHPYMNSNPMYPAPPMHLPARVDSYQRSHIPVALGAMGDSTYPYGSSVAVSAQGGTGAPPLPSTDGNVAWGESHDAPQAGS from the exons ATGGCTTCCAGAAGACAAGTACCAGCATCATATGGACGGTCACTACAAGCTCCAGGAATGGTGCTTCATGAAGAATTGGCTGCTGGCAGCCACCGCATTGATCCATTTCCTCCTCCTGAGCTTCGGCACAACAGATTTGCTGCTAGGGCTGCAGAGCTAGAACACCTTGCTGGAGACCATCATCGGTTGGCAGCTACATATGTTGCCTTAAAGCAGGATCTTTCTGCTGCTCAGCGAGAGGTACTGAAACTCGATGAACATATAAGAAGTACTCAAACAGAAAGTGATATCCAGGTCCGGTTGTTGCGTGACAAGATTGCCAAGATGGAGGTGGACCTTAGAACCATTGAGAGTACGAGGAAAGATGTGGAAGAGGTCCATTTGGAAGCACAAAGCTTGGTATCAGCCAATATGGAACTGAGCGGAAAAATACATCACGTTATGCAGGAATTGGAAAAGGCTCATGCAGATGTCAAGAAGCTACCTGAGATGCATGCTGAACTTGATTCCTTAAAGAAAGAACACCAGGAGCTGCG CAAGACCTTTCAGTATGAAAAAGGTTTAAACATAGAGAAAGTTGAGCAAATGAAACTCACGGAGAAAGAATTGATTGACATGGCCAATGAAGCGGAGAGATTGCGTGCTCAGGTGGTAATTACCGAGAAAAGAGCTCAAG GTATTGATCCTTATGGTCACCCCTACATGAACTCAAATCCCATGTATCCAGCTCCTCCTATGCATCTACCGGCCCGTGTAGACAGTTACCAGAGATCTCATATTCCGGTAGCCCTTGGCGCTATGGGAGACTCAACGTATCCATATGGCAGTAGCGTAGCTGTAAGTGCTCAGGGCGGAACGGGAGCTCCACCTCTCCCCAGTACTGATGGCAATGTAGCATGGGGAGAAAGTCATGATGCTCCACAAGCCGGGAGCTGA
- the LOC125876061 gene encoding uncharacterized protein LOC125876061, with amino-acid sequence MFYLSEIEHKLRLPPHLLNLPLNEAIKGELEGLFVDKVIANLGLIISIYDIRSIDDGFIYPSEGASTYTVKFRLIVFRPFVGEVITAKLKESKAEGLRLSLGFFDDIYVPAPLLPDPSRSEPDPENKNQVRWIWKFDELDYPIDGVDEIRFQVHNVSYPSMPLEQDKDSKPFAPMVIKGSLDADGLGPISWWI; translated from the exons ATGTTTTATCTGAGTGAAATAGAACACAAACTGAGGTTGCCACCTCATCTCCTAAACCTTCCACTTAATGAAGCAATCAAAGGAGAGCTTGAGGGTCTCTTCGTGGATAAg GTTATTGCAAATTTGGGCCTCATCATATCTATTTACGATATTCGCTCCATAGATGATGGTTTTATCTATCCAAGTGAAGGTGCCTCCACATATACG GTCAAGTTTAGACTGATAGTGTTTCGCCCATTTGTAGGAGAAGTAATAACTGCTAAACTCAAAGAGTCCAAGGCAGAGGGTTTGCGCT TGTCACTTGGATTTTTCGATGACATTTATGTACCCGCACCTCTATTGCCAGATCCATCACGTTCTGAGCCTGATCCTGAAAACAA GAACCAAGTTAGGTGGATATGGAAGTTTGATGAACTAGATTATCCTATTGATGGCGTAGATGAG ATTAGGTTCCAAGTCCATAATGTTAGTTATCCATCAATGCCTCTTGAGCAAGATAAAGATTCAAAGCCATTTGCACCAATGGTCATAAAG GGATCTCTTGATGCTGATGGTCTAGGACCAATTTCATGGTGGATATAG
- the LOC125876056 gene encoding protein FLX-like 4 isoform X1 → MVLGPGEKMASRRQVPASYGRSLQAPGMVLHEELAAGSHRIDPFPPPELRHNRFAARAAELEHLAGDHHRLAATYVALKQDLSAAQREVLKLDEHIRSTQTESDIQVRLLRDKIAKMEVDLRTIESTRKDVEEVHLEAQSLVSANMELSGKIHHVMQELEKAHADVKKLPEMHAELDSLKKEHQELRKTFQYEKGLNIEKVEQMKLTEKELIDMANEAERLRAQVVITEKRAQGIDPYGHPYMNSNPMYPAPPMHLPARVDSYQRSHIPVALGAMGDSTYPYGSSVAVSAQGGTGAPPLPSTDGNVAWGESHDAPQAGS, encoded by the exons atgg TTCTGGGGCCTGGTGAAAAGATGGCTTCCAGAAGACAAGTACCAGCATCATATGGACGGTCACTACAAGCTCCAGGAATGGTGCTTCATGAAGAATTGGCTGCTGGCAGCCACCGCATTGATCCATTTCCTCCTCCTGAGCTTCGGCACAACAGATTTGCTGCTAGGGCTGCAGAGCTAGAACACCTTGCTGGAGACCATCATCGGTTGGCAGCTACATATGTTGCCTTAAAGCAGGATCTTTCTGCTGCTCAGCGAGAGGTACTGAAACTCGATGAACATATAAGAAGTACTCAAACAGAAAGTGATATCCAGGTCCGGTTGTTGCGTGACAAGATTGCCAAGATGGAGGTGGACCTTAGAACCATTGAGAGTACGAGGAAAGATGTGGAAGAGGTCCATTTGGAAGCACAAAGCTTGGTATCAGCCAATATGGAACTGAGCGGAAAAATACATCACGTTATGCAGGAATTGGAAAAGGCTCATGCAGATGTCAAGAAGCTACCTGAGATGCATGCTGAACTTGATTCCTTAAAGAAAGAACACCAGGAGCTGCG CAAGACCTTTCAGTATGAAAAAGGTTTAAACATAGAGAAAGTTGAGCAAATGAAACTCACGGAGAAAGAATTGATTGACATGGCCAATGAAGCGGAGAGATTGCGTGCTCAGGTGGTAATTACCGAGAAAAGAGCTCAAG GTATTGATCCTTATGGTCACCCCTACATGAACTCAAATCCCATGTATCCAGCTCCTCCTATGCATCTACCGGCCCGTGTAGACAGTTACCAGAGATCTCATATTCCGGTAGCCCTTGGCGCTATGGGAGACTCAACGTATCCATATGGCAGTAGCGTAGCTGTAAGTGCTCAGGGCGGAACGGGAGCTCCACCTCTCCCCAGTACTGATGGCAATGTAGCATGGGGAGAAAGTCATGATGCTCCACAAGCCGGGAGCTGA